One region of Sphingomonas kaistensis genomic DNA includes:
- a CDS encoding TonB-dependent receptor, which translates to MKIMIGTLAALLASTGAWAQTTEPTAPQPAPAPATTEEATTGEAAPADIIVTASRRSQSIQDVSIAVTAVGSDRLVGNQVNNLQDLQTIVPAVNFGSDFNQAKIFIRGVGANTSTTGSSTGVALHVDGAYVARAEAQLTSLFDVERVEVLRGPQGTLYGRNAVGGSINIITAKPTRDFDGYARLSYGNYNALVGELAIGGPIAPGIQFRVAGKTENRDGFGENPVSGKDVDDLNRRMIRGQLKFDIAPDVDLLLSSEYFRQDDSSGAVHYLRASFPGVARLAPLGVGGYATNPRDLASEDQPGTSSKSLAFTGTLRVGLTDQLSLTNIANYREFKSSLFQDLDLSAVQNGFTVNGQPSTIQERRIDSKQYSNELQFTYATRFLNAVVGAYYFNERQRPIDSVGFRRRSGLPNTPAILARDGIPLDLAYQLCGYEPGSTTGGTAAVTPKRVCTRSNLGTEAYALFGQAVVDFGLFNEGMAGISLKLGGRFSHEKVTSENPGIVIRYNAAAPNGALPTLNPTAAGTHRERTFKDFTPEVGLQWEPSRDLLVYYTYSEGFKAGSGENASGSTTIVDPETVKNHEVGVKASLMDRRLTVNVAGYSYKLDGLQLNKTISGGPTGYTTIFQNAARTSAKGVELEVFARPVDTLRFSGGLSYTDSKFKDYVTIDPLNPANVSGGTPYNAVTNPDPTAFGAPGGGNLQLAGNRTRNTPKWAWNVHGEADLPFAMPDSGKLTLQGDVSHKSRVYFSEFEREIESARAYTFVDAALGYSSGDGHIRAQLWVKNLFDVDRASSTFALATGRLIGVTYLPPRTFGASIGYSF; encoded by the coding sequence ATGAAGATCATGATCGGCACCTTGGCGGCTTTGCTCGCCTCCACCGGCGCGTGGGCCCAGACCACCGAGCCGACCGCGCCGCAGCCCGCCCCGGCGCCCGCCACCACCGAGGAAGCGACCACTGGCGAGGCGGCTCCGGCCGACATCATCGTCACCGCCTCGCGGCGGTCGCAGTCGATCCAGGACGTCTCGATCGCCGTCACCGCGGTCGGGTCCGACCGGCTGGTCGGCAACCAGGTCAACAATCTTCAGGACCTGCAGACCATCGTCCCGGCGGTGAACTTCGGCAGCGACTTCAACCAGGCCAAGATCTTCATCCGCGGCGTCGGCGCCAACACCTCGACCACCGGCAGCTCGACCGGCGTCGCGCTGCACGTCGACGGCGCTTACGTCGCCCGCGCCGAAGCCCAGCTGACCTCGTTGTTCGACGTCGAGCGCGTGGAAGTGCTGCGCGGCCCCCAGGGCACGCTCTACGGCCGCAACGCGGTCGGCGGATCGATCAACATCATCACCGCCAAGCCAACCCGCGACTTCGACGGCTATGCGCGGCTTTCCTACGGCAACTACAACGCACTCGTCGGCGAGCTGGCGATCGGCGGACCGATCGCGCCGGGCATCCAGTTCCGCGTCGCGGGCAAGACCGAGAATCGCGACGGCTTCGGCGAGAATCCGGTGTCGGGCAAGGATGTCGACGACCTCAATCGGCGGATGATCCGCGGCCAGCTCAAGTTCGACATCGCGCCCGATGTCGACCTGCTGCTGAGCAGCGAATATTTTCGCCAGGACGACAGTTCGGGCGCGGTCCACTATCTGCGCGCCAGCTTCCCCGGCGTCGCCCGGCTCGCGCCCTTGGGCGTCGGCGGTTACGCCACTAATCCGCGCGACCTCGCCAGCGAGGACCAGCCCGGTACCAGCAGCAAGTCGCTGGCCTTTACCGGCACCTTGCGGGTCGGCCTGACCGACCAATTGTCGCTCACCAACATCGCCAATTACCGCGAGTTCAAGTCGTCGCTGTTCCAGGACCTCGACCTGTCCGCGGTGCAGAACGGCTTCACGGTCAACGGCCAGCCGAGCACGATCCAGGAGCGGCGGATCGACAGCAAGCAATATTCGAACGAGCTGCAGTTCACCTACGCCACCCGCTTCCTGAACGCGGTGGTCGGCGCTTATTACTTCAACGAGCGCCAGCGTCCGATCGACAGTGTCGGCTTCCGCCGCCGCTCGGGCCTGCCCAATACGCCGGCGATCCTGGCGCGCGACGGCATCCCGCTCGACCTCGCCTATCAGCTTTGCGGCTATGAACCGGGCTCGACCACCGGCGGCACTGCCGCCGTGACGCCCAAGCGGGTGTGCACCCGCTCGAACCTCGGGACCGAGGCTTACGCGCTGTTCGGCCAGGCGGTGGTCGACTTCGGCCTGTTCAACGAGGGCATGGCTGGGATCAGCCTGAAGCTGGGCGGCCGCTTCAGCCATGAGAAGGTCACGTCCGAGAACCCCGGCATCGTTATCCGCTACAATGCGGCGGCGCCGAACGGTGCGCTGCCGACGCTCAACCCGACCGCTGCCGGTACGCACCGTGAGCGGACGTTCAAGGACTTCACGCCCGAAGTCGGCCTGCAGTGGGAGCCTTCGCGCGACCTGCTGGTCTATTACACCTATTCGGAAGGCTTCAAGGCGGGCTCGGGCGAGAACGCCTCCGGCTCGACCACCATCGTCGATCCGGAGACGGTCAAGAACCACGAGGTCGGCGTGAAGGCGTCGCTGATGGATCGTCGCCTGACCGTCAACGTGGCGGGCTATAGCTACAAGCTCGACGGACTGCAGCTGAACAAGACCATCAGCGGCGGCCCGACCGGGTACACGACCATCTTCCAGAATGCCGCGCGGACCTCGGCCAAGGGTGTCGAGCTGGAAGTGTTCGCTCGGCCGGTCGATACTTTGCGCTTCTCGGGCGGGCTGTCCTACACCGACAGCAAGTTCAAGGATTACGTCACGATCGATCCGCTCAATCCGGCCAACGTCTCGGGCGGAACGCCCTACAATGCGGTAACCAATCCCGATCCCACGGCATTCGGCGCGCCCGGCGGCGGCAATCTCCAGCTCGCCGGCAACCGCACGCGCAACACGCCGAAGTGGGCGTGGAACGTGCACGGCGAGGCCGACCTGCCGTTCGCCATGCCGGACAGCGGGAAGCTGACCCTGCAGGGTGACGTGTCGCACAAGAGCCGCGTCTACTTCTCCGAATTTGAACGTGAGATCGAAAGCGCGCGGGCCTATACCTTTGTCGATGCGGCGCTCGGTTACTCGAGCGGCGACGGGCACATCCGGGCGCAGCTGTGGGTCAAGAACCTGTTCGACGTCGATCGGGCCTCGTCGACCTTCGCGCTTGCGACCGGTCGGCTGATCGGCGTCACCTACCTGCCGCCGCGTACCTTCGGCGCCAGCATCGGGTACAGCTTCTGA
- the mdlC gene encoding benzoylformate decarboxylase, whose amino-acid sequence MSLDGLQIGRPAETFGTTVRGAVMELLQQLGLTTIFGNPGSTELPMFRDLPDCFRYVLGLQESVVVAMADGFAQASGGAALVNLHSSAGVGHAMGNLFTAFRNGTPLVITAGQQARSMLPYAPFLHAERATELPRPFVKWAVEPARAQDVPQAIAQAYQVAMQAPRGPTFVSIPIDDWEQPARPVAVTRVSTRAAPDPAALAEAAATIAKASRVAIVAGTGVAANGARDGLLALVERLGAAVWIAPMAARNPFPEDHPLFCGFLPASREAIVQRLADADCILVLGAPVFTYHVEGSGPFVPPGAALIQIGDDPAQAARVPQGQGIVADLALALPALADLVPVRSREAAPSRGQAAAPTASMLTDALLMARLAALRPAGIAIIEEAPSTRGPMHDHLPMLAGDEFHTCASGGLGHGLPAAIGVALARPGEPVLCLLGDGSAMYAIQGIWCAAHYAADVRFVIVNNGGYAALDQFGALFGLKAVGSKMPGLDFVALAEAQGVPGECVSDPSDLDRALTALFAGAGPRLLEVIVTREGGDPHADDHALEEHRGEAL is encoded by the coding sequence ATGAGCCTCGACGGCCTCCAGATCGGTCGACCCGCCGAGACGTTTGGGACCACCGTGCGCGGAGCGGTGATGGAGCTTTTGCAGCAGCTCGGCCTGACCACCATCTTCGGCAATCCGGGCTCGACCGAGCTGCCGATGTTCCGCGATCTGCCCGACTGTTTCCGCTACGTCCTGGGCCTCCAGGAATCGGTCGTCGTCGCAATGGCCGACGGCTTTGCGCAGGCGAGCGGCGGCGCGGCGCTGGTCAATCTGCACAGCTCGGCCGGTGTCGGCCATGCGATGGGCAATCTGTTCACGGCCTTCCGCAACGGCACGCCATTGGTCATTACCGCCGGCCAGCAAGCCCGCTCGATGCTGCCTTACGCCCCGTTTCTCCACGCTGAACGCGCCACCGAACTGCCGCGGCCGTTCGTCAAATGGGCGGTTGAGCCGGCCCGGGCACAGGATGTCCCGCAGGCGATTGCGCAGGCCTATCAGGTCGCCATGCAGGCCCCGCGCGGACCGACCTTCGTCTCGATCCCGATCGACGACTGGGAACAGCCCGCCCGGCCGGTGGCGGTGACTCGAGTCAGTACCCGCGCGGCCCCGGACCCTGCCGCGCTGGCGGAGGCGGCGGCAACGATCGCCAAGGCATCCAGGGTCGCGATCGTGGCTGGCACCGGGGTTGCCGCCAATGGCGCGCGTGACGGCCTGCTCGCATTGGTCGAGCGGCTTGGTGCCGCGGTGTGGATCGCCCCGATGGCGGCCCGCAATCCCTTTCCCGAGGACCACCCGCTGTTCTGCGGTTTCCTTCCTGCATCGCGAGAGGCGATCGTGCAGCGGTTGGCCGACGCCGACTGCATCTTGGTGCTGGGCGCGCCGGTGTTCACCTATCATGTCGAGGGCAGCGGACCGTTCGTCCCGCCCGGCGCCGCGCTGATCCAGATCGGCGACGATCCGGCGCAAGCCGCGCGGGTGCCACAGGGGCAGGGGATCGTCGCCGACCTGGCGCTCGCCCTCCCGGCGCTGGCGGACCTGGTCCCCGTGCGCTCGCGGGAAGCCGCTCCCAGCCGCGGTCAGGCCGCCGCGCCCACTGCAAGCATGTTGACCGACGCCCTCCTGATGGCCCGGCTGGCGGCGCTTCGTCCGGCGGGGATAGCGATCATCGAGGAAGCGCCGAGCACGCGCGGGCCGATGCACGACCATCTGCCGATGCTTGCCGGCGACGAATTCCATACCTGCGCCAGTGGCGGTCTTGGCCACGGCTTGCCGGCGGCGATCGGGGTCGCGCTGGCGCGTCCGGGCGAGCCGGTGCTGTGCCTTTTGGGCGATGGATCGGCGATGTACGCCATCCAGGGAATATGGTGTGCAGCCCACTATGCAGCCGACGTCCGCTTCGTCATCGTCAACAACGGGGGGTATGCGGCGCTCGACCAATTCGGTGCGCTGTTCGGACTGAAGGCGGTGGGCAGCAAGATGCCCGGTCTCGATTTCGTCGCCCTGGCCGAAGCGCAGGGCGTGCCAGGTGAATGCGTTTCCGACCCCAGTGATCTCGACCGTGCACTGACTGCGTTGTTTGCGGGTGCTGGGCCGAGACTGCTTGAGGTCATTGTGACGCGCGAGGGTGGCGACCCTCACGCGGACGATCACGCGCTTGAGGAACATAGGGGAGAAGCGTTATGA
- a CDS encoding cobalamin-independent methionine synthase II family protein, translating into MATIATTHVGSLPRGDTLTPLLLARDAGEPYDAQAFDRVVQAAVDEAVAAQVAAGVTIVSDGELGKVGYSTYMIERLSGFGGHVERKPALDLAPLPDLRTRLAAIMGTQEFTRAACIGPVALVDLQPLHDDIRRFRSALERFGQGSRAFLNSASPGLITAFQPNAFYATHEEYLAALVDAMRPEYEAIVAAGMELQLDCPDLAMSRHTGYQDMDEAEFLRTVEANVEALNAATAGIAPEAMRMHICWGNYEGPHDHDIPVARIMDIILRARPATILFEAANPRHEHEWTVWRDAKIPDHKILAPGLIDTCSNYVEHPELIAQRLTRFIGMVGVERVVASTDCGFGTFAGYGKIDPAVTWKKLRALREGADLAAAAQ; encoded by the coding sequence ATGGCGACGATCGCTACCACCCATGTCGGAAGCCTGCCGCGGGGCGATACGCTGACCCCCTTGCTCCTCGCGCGGGACGCCGGGGAGCCGTACGATGCGCAGGCCTTCGACCGCGTCGTGCAGGCTGCGGTCGACGAAGCGGTGGCGGCGCAGGTCGCGGCCGGGGTGACGATCGTCAGCGACGGCGAACTCGGCAAGGTCGGCTATTCCACTTACATGATCGAGCGCTTGAGCGGCTTCGGCGGCCACGTCGAGCGCAAGCCCGCGCTCGATCTCGCGCCGCTTCCCGACCTGCGCACGCGGCTGGCTGCGATCATGGGGACGCAGGAATTCACCCGCGCCGCCTGCATCGGTCCGGTTGCGCTGGTCGACCTGCAGCCGCTGCACGACGACATCCGCCGCTTCCGCTCCGCGCTGGAGCGTTTCGGCCAGGGCAGCCGCGCCTTCCTCAACTCCGCCTCGCCGGGCCTGATCACCGCGTTCCAGCCCAATGCCTTTTACGCGACCCACGAGGAATATCTTGCGGCCCTGGTCGACGCGATGCGCCCGGAATATGAGGCGATCGTGGCGGCGGGGATGGAGCTGCAGCTCGACTGTCCCGACCTCGCGATGTCGCGCCACACCGGCTACCAGGACATGGACGAAGCCGAATTCCTCCGCACGGTCGAGGCCAACGTCGAGGCGCTCAACGCCGCCACCGCCGGCATCGCGCCCGAAGCGATGCGGATGCACATCTGCTGGGGCAATTACGAAGGGCCGCACGACCATGACATTCCGGTGGCGCGGATCATGGACATCATCCTCAGGGCGCGGCCCGCGACCATCCTGTTCGAAGCGGCCAACCCACGGCACGAGCATGAATGGACGGTCTGGCGGGACGCGAAGATTCCCGACCACAAGATCCTCGCGCCAGGTTTGATCGACACCTGCTCCAACTATGTCGAGCACCCCGAGCTGATCGCCCAGCGCCTGACGCGATTCATCGGCATGGTCGGCGTGGAGCGCGTCGTCGCCAGCACCGATTGCGGGTTCGGGACCTTCGCGGGCTACGGCAAGATCGATCCCGCCGTCACCTGGAAGAAGCTGCGCGCGCTGCGCGAGGGCGCCGACCTGGCGGCAGCCGCGCAATGA
- a CDS encoding aldehyde dehydrogenase family protein — translation MTDRQFSLLIDGQPHSGAGSFDVVNPATGEPFARCPKADEALLNQAVAAARAAFPAWAARPAPERAALVERLADGIEARAGELAGLLTAEQGKPLDQAMYEVMGATFVLRAFAAMRVEDKVLRDEGGNQVIEHRTPLGVVAAIMPWNFPIILLMNKLGPALVTGNTMVAKPAPTTPLTTLAIGEIARDILPPGVLNIICDENDLGAALTSHSDVAKVAFTGSTATGIKVMQSGAAGLKRMTLELGGNDAAIVLDDVDPVEAARKIYGGAMANAGQICVAIKRAYVPAQMYDAFCDELARLARDAVVDDGDKQGAQIGPVQNRMQFDKIRALLDHARANGTILAGGTPLDRPGYFIPPTIVRDLDDDAPLVREEQFGPVLPVMRYDNIEEVIARANDSEHGLGGSVWGRDLSRATAVARQVNSGTVWVNQYLAIDANIPFRGAKMSGIGSELGEAGLHEYTQAHVINAVAFEAG, via the coding sequence ATGACCGACCGCCAGTTCAGCCTGCTCATCGACGGCCAGCCCCACTCGGGCGCGGGATCGTTCGACGTCGTCAATCCAGCGACGGGCGAGCCCTTCGCCCGCTGCCCGAAGGCCGACGAAGCGCTGCTGAATCAGGCGGTCGCCGCGGCCAGGGCGGCCTTTCCGGCATGGGCGGCGCGGCCCGCGCCGGAACGGGCGGCGCTGGTGGAGCGGCTGGCCGACGGGATCGAGGCACGCGCGGGCGAGCTCGCCGGCCTGCTCACCGCCGAGCAGGGCAAGCCGCTCGACCAGGCGATGTATGAAGTGATGGGCGCGACCTTCGTCCTGCGCGCCTTTGCGGCGATGCGGGTCGAGGACAAGGTGCTGCGCGACGAAGGCGGCAACCAGGTGATCGAGCATCGCACGCCACTGGGCGTGGTCGCCGCGATCATGCCGTGGAATTTCCCGATCATCCTGTTGATGAACAAGCTCGGCCCCGCGCTGGTCACCGGCAATACGATGGTCGCCAAACCCGCGCCGACCACCCCGCTGACGACCCTTGCGATCGGCGAGATCGCCCGCGACATCCTGCCGCCCGGCGTGCTCAACATCATCTGCGACGAGAATGACCTGGGCGCGGCGCTGACTAGCCACTCTGACGTCGCCAAGGTCGCCTTCACCGGCTCCACCGCGACGGGCATCAAGGTCATGCAGAGCGGCGCCGCGGGGCTGAAGCGGATGACGCTGGAGCTGGGCGGCAACGATGCCGCGATCGTCCTCGACGACGTCGATCCGGTCGAGGCCGCGCGCAAGATCTATGGCGGGGCGATGGCCAATGCCGGGCAGATCTGCGTCGCAATCAAGCGCGCCTACGTGCCCGCCCAAATGTACGACGCGTTCTGCGACGAACTTGCGCGGCTGGCGCGCGACGCCGTGGTCGACGACGGTGACAAGCAGGGCGCGCAGATCGGCCCGGTCCAGAACCGCATGCAGTTCGACAAGATCAGGGCGCTGCTCGACCACGCCCGCGCCAATGGCACCATCCTCGCTGGCGGGACGCCGCTCGACCGGCCCGGCTATTTCATTCCGCCGACCATCGTCCGTGACCTCGACGACGACGCGCCGCTTGTTCGCGAAGAGCAGTTCGGGCCGGTCCTCCCGGTGATGCGCTACGATAACATCGAGGAAGTGATCGCCCGCGCCAACGATAGCGAGCATGGGCTCGGCGGATCGGTGTGGGGCCGCGACCTCTCGCGGGCGACGGCGGTCGCGCGGCAGGTCAACAGCGGCACGGTGTGGGTCAACCAGTATCTCGCGATCGACGCCAACATCCCGTTCCGCGGCGCCAAGATGTCGGGCATCGGCAGCGAACTCGGAGAGGCGGGCCTGCACGAATATACCCAGGCGCACGTAATCAACGCCGTCGCGTTCGAGGCTGGTTGA
- the desA gene encoding syringate O-demethylase, with translation MSEPNLQSVLDASGDIVELLRNQQSGPNAYPGVPAEYSNWRNEQQGWAKTCVLFNQSYHMVDLEVSGPDAFAMLNHLGINSFKNFVPNRAKQFVPVTPDGYVIGDVILFYLEENRFNLVGRAPVIEWVEYHAQTGDWNVTVERDERTAVRPDPENRKSYRFQLQGPTAMQTLEKAMGQTPPDLKFFHMTTIQIAGCEVRALRHGMAGQPGYELFGPWAEGETVRQALIAAGKDFGLQLVGGRCYSSNTLESGWIPSPLPAIYTGEALRPYREWLGANSYEAKASIGGSFVPDSVEGYYLTPWDLGYGLFVKFDHDFIGREALEAMADKPHRKKVTLALDNEDVMRVMSSALQKGDRAKFMEFPSAVYAMHPFDQVLIDGKLVGLSTWIGYSSNEGRMLTLAMLDADHAEPGTQVTLLWGEPDGGTRKPTVERHVQTEIRATVASVPYSEVARDSYADSWRTRQPA, from the coding sequence GTGTCCGAACCGAACCTGCAATCCGTGCTGGACGCCAGCGGTGACATCGTCGAGCTGCTTCGCAACCAGCAGAGCGGCCCCAACGCCTATCCGGGCGTGCCGGCGGAATATTCGAACTGGCGCAACGAACAGCAGGGCTGGGCCAAGACCTGCGTGCTGTTCAACCAATCCTACCACATGGTCGACCTGGAGGTCAGCGGGCCGGACGCCTTTGCCATGCTGAACCATCTCGGCATCAACAGCTTCAAAAACTTCGTCCCCAACCGCGCCAAGCAGTTCGTTCCGGTCACGCCCGACGGCTATGTCATCGGCGACGTGATCCTCTTCTACCTCGAGGAGAACCGCTTCAACCTCGTCGGCCGTGCGCCGGTCATCGAGTGGGTCGAATATCACGCCCAGACGGGTGACTGGAACGTCACCGTCGAACGCGACGAGCGCACCGCCGTCCGGCCGGACCCCGAAAACCGCAAGTCCTATCGCTTCCAGTTGCAGGGGCCGACCGCCATGCAGACGCTGGAAAAGGCGATGGGGCAGACCCCGCCCGACCTCAAATTCTTCCACATGACCACCATCCAGATCGCGGGCTGCGAGGTTCGCGCCCTGCGCCACGGCATGGCGGGGCAGCCGGGCTACGAGCTGTTCGGACCGTGGGCGGAGGGCGAGACGGTGCGCCAGGCGCTGATCGCCGCCGGCAAGGACTTCGGCCTGCAGCTGGTCGGCGGGCGTTGCTATTCGTCGAACACGCTGGAGTCGGGCTGGATCCCGTCGCCGCTTCCGGCGATCTACACCGGCGAGGCGCTTCGGCCCTATCGCGAGTGGCTGGGCGCCAATTCCTACGAAGCCAAGGCGTCGATCGGCGGAAGCTTCGTGCCCGACAGCGTCGAAGGCTATTATCTGACGCCGTGGGACCTGGGCTACGGATTGTTCGTCAAGTTCGACCACGACTTCATCGGCCGTGAGGCGCTGGAAGCGATGGCCGACAAGCCGCACCGGAAGAAGGTCACGCTCGCCCTCGACAATGAGGATGTGATGCGCGTGATGAGCTCTGCGCTGCAGAAAGGCGACCGCGCCAAATTTATGGAATTCCCCTCGGCGGTTTATGCGATGCACCCGTTCGATCAGGTGTTGATCGACGGGAAGCTGGTCGGGCTGTCGACCTGGATCGGCTACAGCTCGAACGAAGGGCGCATGCTGACCCTCGCCATGCTCGACGCCGACCATGCCGAGCCGGGAACGCAGGTCACCCTGCTGTGGGGTGAGCCCGACGGCGGCACCCGCAAGCCGACGGTCGAGCGCCACGTCCAGACCGAAATCCGCGCGACGGTGGCCTCCGTGCCCTACTCCGAAGTGGCGCGCGACAGCTACGCTGACAGCTGGCGGACCCGGCAGCCGGCCTGA
- a CDS encoding alpha/beta fold hydrolase, which yields MLPINSKEGSAARLLFLPGLMCDSRIFAAQTGRFPGSVAVHGYGLLRTITDMARRALETVSGRLSLVGHSMGARVAIEAFRLAPERIERIALLSTGIHPPRPGEAEARHALRDVGRAQGVEALVDQWLPPMLAPGRRQDEAVMAPLRTMCREVGVEVFAAQVEALLDRPLVEPVLPQITCPTLIAVGSEDRWSPPAQHEEIAAALPHAQLRVIAGAGHMLPAEAPEQLNATIAEWLSWPTHAQGVS from the coding sequence ATGCTGCCGATCAATTCGAAGGAGGGTTCGGCGGCACGACTGCTCTTCCTTCCCGGGTTGATGTGCGACTCTCGCATCTTCGCGGCGCAGACGGGCCGCTTCCCCGGTTCCGTCGCGGTGCATGGCTATGGCCTGCTGCGGACGATCACCGACATGGCAAGGCGGGCGCTGGAGACCGTCTCCGGCCGCTTGTCGCTGGTCGGCCATTCGATGGGGGCGCGGGTCGCGATCGAGGCGTTCCGGCTGGCACCGGAGCGGATCGAGCGCATCGCCCTGCTCAGCACCGGCATACACCCGCCCCGCCCGGGCGAGGCGGAGGCGCGGCATGCCTTGCGCGACGTCGGGCGGGCGCAGGGTGTCGAGGCACTGGTCGATCAATGGTTGCCGCCGATGCTGGCGCCCGGGCGACGGCAGGACGAGGCGGTCATGGCGCCGCTGCGGACGATGTGCCGGGAGGTCGGAGTCGAGGTCTTCGCCGCACAGGTGGAGGCGTTGCTCGACCGGCCGCTGGTCGAACCGGTCCTTCCGCAGATCACCTGCCCGACCCTGATAGCGGTGGGCAGCGAGGATCGCTGGAGCCCGCCCGCGCAACACGAGGAAATCGCCGCGGCACTGCCGCACGCGCAACTGCGGGTCATCGCGGGTGCCGGACACATGCTGCCGGCCGAAGCACCCGAACAACTCAACGCCACCATCGCCGAATGGCTATCGTGGCCAACGCACGCCCAAGGAGTGTCCTAG
- a CDS encoding MFS transporter gives MTTTTSAGTSPLAAMLADRPMSRLQVLAVAISVALNALDGFDVLAITFAAPGIAKDWGIGPAQLGVALSSGLVGMALGSLFIAPFGDRHGRRPLILLCLALMAGGMALTATATGLVSLCFWRVVTGLGIGGMVATINAVAAEFANERRRDFSVAVMTIGYPIGGLIGGFAVADLVEPYGWQSVFVVGAIATAAFIPIVWFKLPESLEFLSRLGTPEAQAQIDDLLDRMGHPRLDGRLAPPSDKARGGSFQELLGSRFRKLSLMLVAAYFLHIVTFYFFSGWLPKLMSDLGFTTPDAIRTSALMSLGGVIGGSALGWAAPRFGLVRLVILSMIGTTVTFVVFGMFSSLVALQATAFVAGACVFGGIVGLYALLARAFPPELRVTGTGLAIGVGRAGAIVGPLVGGFLIAAGLRIPLAIAIIGTAALGAALILAFLPRSPGTAAKKA, from the coding sequence ATGACCACGACGACCAGCGCGGGCACGTCGCCGCTTGCCGCCATGCTCGCCGACCGGCCGATGAGTCGGTTGCAGGTCCTCGCGGTCGCGATCTCGGTGGCGCTCAACGCCCTTGATGGCTTCGACGTGCTGGCGATCACTTTCGCCGCACCGGGGATCGCCAAGGATTGGGGAATCGGCCCGGCGCAATTGGGTGTCGCACTTTCCTCCGGCCTGGTCGGAATGGCGCTCGGCTCGCTGTTCATCGCGCCGTTCGGCGATCGTCACGGCCGCCGCCCACTTATTCTTCTCTGCCTGGCGCTGATGGCCGGCGGAATGGCACTCACCGCAACTGCGACGGGCTTGGTGAGCCTTTGCTTCTGGCGCGTCGTCACCGGGCTCGGCATCGGCGGCATGGTCGCGACCATCAACGCCGTCGCGGCCGAGTTCGCCAACGAACGCCGGCGCGATTTTTCCGTCGCGGTGATGACCATCGGCTACCCCATCGGCGGCCTGATCGGCGGCTTCGCGGTTGCCGACCTGGTGGAGCCTTACGGCTGGCAGTCCGTGTTCGTGGTCGGCGCCATCGCGACCGCGGCCTTTATTCCGATCGTATGGTTCAAACTCCCGGAATCGCTCGAATTCCTGTCGCGGCTCGGCACGCCCGAAGCGCAAGCGCAGATCGATGACCTGCTGGACCGAATGGGTCACCCGCGCCTTGACGGACGCCTCGCCCCGCCGTCGGACAAGGCGCGCGGGGGCAGCTTCCAGGAGCTGCTCGGGTCGCGCTTCCGCAAGCTCTCGCTGATGCTGGTCGCGGCCTACTTCCTCCACATCGTCACCTTCTATTTCTTCTCCGGCTGGCTTCCCAAGCTGATGAGCGACCTCGGCTTCACCACCCCGGACGCCATCCGCACCTCGGCGCTGATGAGCCTTGGCGGCGTGATCGGCGGCTCGGCGCTGGGCTGGGCGGCGCCTCGCTTCGGGCTCGTCCGGCTGGTGATCCTGTCGATGATCGGCACCACCGTGACCTTTGTGGTGTTCGGGATGTTCTCGAGCCTCGTCGCCCTCCAGGCGACGGCCTTCGTTGCCGGGGCCTGCGTGTTCGGCGGCATCGTCGGCCTCTACGCCCTGCTCGCCCGCGCCTTTCCGCCCGAACTGCGAGTCACCGGGACGGGCTTGGCGATCGGCGTCGGTCGGGCCGGTGCGATCGTCGGGCCCTTGGTCGGAGGCTTCCTCATCGCCGCGGGACTGCGCATTCCACTCGCGATCGCGATTATCGGCACGGCCGCCCTCGGCGCAGCACTGATCCTCGCCTTCCTGCCCCGGTCACCCGGCACTGCTGCCAAGAAAGCCTAG